One Paenibacillus crassostreae DNA segment encodes these proteins:
- a CDS encoding cytochrome c oxidase assembly protein translates to MSHTYIHHSVVNSFDVLLVSTMILASIYYIYAAHIVRHNKPWPLYRTIFWLMGILCLTSMVVGPLAHQAHDDFRVHMLGHLLLGMLAPLLLVLSAPMTLALRTLHVQLARRISSLLKSSSMRILINPLSSSFLNVGGICLLYTTNLYVVMQHNIIVHLIVHIHVFLAGYLYTLSIIYVDPTPHRTSFVYRAVWLIISIAGHGILSKYIFAHPPGNVPVAHAETAGILMYYGGDAIEMVIIFILCYQWYKASRPRTSYTIEPLLNS, encoded by the coding sequence ATGAGTCATACTTACATCCATCATAGTGTTGTCAATTCATTTGATGTATTGTTGGTATCAACAATGATTCTGGCATCCATTTATTATATCTATGCCGCACATATCGTTCGTCATAATAAGCCGTGGCCGTTATACCGTACGATCTTCTGGTTAATGGGAATTCTCTGTTTAACATCAATGGTTGTGGGTCCCTTAGCACATCAGGCTCACGATGATTTTAGAGTTCATATGCTTGGTCATTTACTACTTGGAATGCTTGCTCCACTACTTCTCGTATTGTCCGCACCAATGACTCTTGCCCTTCGAACACTCCATGTGCAATTAGCTCGACGTATTTCTAGTCTTCTAAAAAGCTCATCCATGCGAATACTTATCAATCCTCTTAGTTCATCATTCCTAAATGTTGGAGGAATATGCTTATTATATACAACTAACCTATACGTAGTGATGCAACATAATATTATTGTACACTTGATCGTGCATATACATGTGTTTTTAGCAGGCTATCTCTATACTTTGTCCATAATATATGTTGATCCAACACCACATCGAACTAGCTTTGTTTATCGTGCCGTATGGTTGATCATTTCTATTGCAGGGCACGGAATATTGTCAAAATATATCTTTGCACACCCGCCGGGAAACGTTCCTGTAGCACATGCTGAAACAGCTGGAATCCTTATGTACTATGGTGGTGATGCCATCGAAATGGTTATCATTTTCATTTTGTGTTACCAATGGTATAAGGCCAGTCGGCCTCGAACATCATACACTATAGAACCACTTTTAAATTCATGA
- a CDS encoding DUF2243 domain-containing protein yields MDTLNHNSKDWTHSTYLARNLWCGLLFGLGLVSFIDEVVFHQLLHWHHFYDKSTTDIGLVSDGLFHAFSWFATISSSFMFADLRRRNALSLSRWLGGLLLGGGFFQLYDGIIQHKLMRIHQIRYNVDIRGYDWIWNITASIMIVIGFILVLRTRRNTKSQIIK; encoded by the coding sequence ATGGATACTCTAAACCACAATTCAAAAGATTGGACCCACTCTACTTACTTGGCCCGCAACTTATGGTGTGGGTTACTCTTTGGCCTCGGCCTTGTTTCCTTTATAGATGAAGTTGTTTTTCATCAACTCCTGCATTGGCATCATTTCTACGACAAGTCCACGACAGACATTGGGTTAGTCTCAGATGGTCTATTCCATGCTTTCAGTTGGTTTGCAACCATAAGTTCATCGTTTATGTTTGCAGACCTTCGTCGCCGAAATGCATTATCTCTCAGCAGGTGGTTGGGAGGGCTATTACTTGGAGGCGGTTTTTTTCAATTATACGATGGTATAATCCAACATAAGCTCATGAGAATACATCAAATTCGGTACAATGTAGATATTAGGGGATATGATTGGATATGGAATATCACTGCTAGTATCATGATCGTCATAGGCTTCATTCTTGTGCTTCGAACAAGACGAAATACCAAGAGTCAAATCATCAAATGA
- a CDS encoding YifB family Mg chelatase-like AAA ATPase encodes MYGKMHSACLYGIDGVIIQVEVDISNGLPQTSIIGLPDSAIREAVERVRAAIKNCGFRFPMQRVTINLAPADLRKEGSAFDLAIALGILVTSEQLILPSDLRLLMIGELALDGTLRPVSGVLSMVDRAKEEGFNAVLLPEENRAEAALIKDIHIFSLGHLRELLFPNAVQPKTGRKETDPPVVLDSLNFLFKPNSSSLVSPNSINETNSYEDYSDVLGQQHVKRAITIAAAGMHNILLIGPPGTGKTMLIKRIPTILPSLTEQESLETTKIFSAAGKLKEPSSGLLKQRPFRSPHHTISAGGLVGGGTIPKPGEVSLAHRGILFLDELPEFSRNVLEVLRQPLEDRAVTISRARAVHTFPAHFMLAASMNPCPCGFLGSDHPEQRCTCSSARIAQYRAKISGPLLDRIDLQVDVPRPKEWTKETFSLSSQEMKEQVIQAHQIQVHRYRNLPFSWNSELSGRHLRTHTSLSSDTSTMLQQTIEALGLSMRAYDRILKLARTIADLDGKDNIKTSHVAEAIQYRNLDRVQNEVEI; translated from the coding sequence ATGTACGGTAAAATGCATAGTGCATGTTTATATGGAATCGATGGCGTGATCATTCAAGTTGAGGTAGATATCTCTAATGGACTACCTCAAACTTCTATTATTGGCCTTCCTGATTCAGCTATTCGTGAAGCAGTTGAGCGCGTCCGGGCAGCAATCAAGAACTGCGGATTTCGTTTTCCTATGCAAAGAGTAACGATTAATCTAGCCCCTGCAGACCTACGCAAGGAAGGGTCAGCATTTGATTTAGCTATAGCACTCGGTATTCTAGTAACTAGTGAACAACTTATTCTCCCATCCGATCTCCGATTATTAATGATCGGTGAGCTGGCATTAGATGGAACATTAAGACCCGTATCTGGAGTTCTTTCGATGGTCGATCGAGCGAAAGAGGAAGGGTTCAATGCGGTGCTATTACCTGAAGAGAATCGCGCCGAAGCGGCTTTGATCAAAGATATTCATATCTTTAGTCTAGGACATTTAAGAGAATTACTATTTCCAAATGCTGTGCAACCTAAGACCGGCAGAAAGGAAACTGATCCTCCTGTCGTTCTTGATTCTTTGAATTTCCTCTTCAAACCTAATTCTTCTAGTCTTGTTTCGCCAAATTCTATAAATGAAACTAACAGTTATGAAGATTATAGCGATGTTTTGGGGCAACAGCATGTAAAACGAGCTATCACCATTGCAGCAGCTGGGATGCATAATATCTTGTTGATTGGTCCTCCTGGAACAGGAAAAACCATGCTAATTAAGCGCATTCCAACCATTCTCCCTTCCCTAACAGAACAAGAGTCTTTAGAGACAACCAAAATTTTTAGTGCTGCTGGTAAACTTAAGGAGCCTTCATCAGGATTACTGAAACAGCGTCCATTCCGCTCACCTCATCATACGATTTCAGCTGGTGGTCTCGTCGGTGGTGGAACTATTCCCAAACCCGGAGAGGTCAGTCTCGCTCACCGCGGAATACTCTTCCTAGATGAATTGCCAGAATTCTCCCGCAACGTACTGGAAGTATTACGGCAACCTCTCGAGGATCGCGCTGTTACGATCAGTCGCGCTCGAGCCGTGCATACTTTCCCGGCACATTTTATGCTCGCAGCTTCCATGAATCCCTGTCCTTGTGGATTTCTTGGGAGCGATCATCCTGAACAACGTTGTACATGTAGTAGTGCTCGTATTGCTCAATACCGAGCTAAAATATCTGGTCCTTTACTGGATCGCATTGACCTTCAAGTGGATGTTCCTAGACCTAAAGAATGGACTAAAGAAACATTTAGTTTATCTTCACAAGAAATGAAGGAACAAGTGATTCAAGCACATCAAATTCAGGTTCATCGATATCGAAATCTACCATTCTCATGGAATAGCGAATTGTCTGGGAGACATCTGCGTACCCACACCTCACTATCATCCGATACATCCACCATGCTCCAACAAACTATCGAGGCACTTGGACTCAGTATGCGGGCCTATGACAGAATTCTAAAACTAGCTAGGACCATAGCTGATTTGGATGGGAAAGACAACATTAAAACCTCACATGTTGCAGAAGCCATACAATATCGTAATTTAGATCGTGTGCAAAATGAGGTAGAGATATAG
- the sucC gene encoding ADP-forming succinate--CoA ligase subunit beta: protein MNIHEYQGKQVLKQYGVSVPNGKVAYTVEEAVEAAISLGSPVVVVKAQIHAGGRGKAGGVKVAKNLDEVRTYAQDILGKVLVTHQTGPAGKEVKRLLIEEGCDIRKEYYVGVVVDRVTGRVVMMASEEGGTEIEEVAENSPEKIFKEVIDPAIGLQMFQARKLAYAINIPNELVNKTAKFMTALYHAFVDKDCSIAEINPLVITGDGDVMALDAKLNFDSNALYRHKDIQELRDLDEEDIKEIEASKYDLSYISLDGNIGCMVNGAGLAMATMDIIKYYGGEPANFLDVGGGATTEKVTEAFKIILSDEQVKGIFINIFGGIMRCDVIANGVVEAAKQIGLTRPLVVRLEGTNVDLGKKILAESGLNIVAADSMADGAQKIISLVQ from the coding sequence ATGAATATCCATGAATATCAAGGAAAGCAAGTATTGAAACAGTATGGCGTTTCCGTTCCTAATGGAAAAGTAGCTTACACAGTAGAAGAAGCGGTAGAAGCCGCGATATCACTGGGTAGCCCGGTTGTGGTTGTAAAAGCGCAAATTCATGCTGGAGGTCGGGGAAAAGCTGGCGGTGTTAAAGTAGCCAAAAACCTGGACGAGGTTCGTACGTATGCGCAGGATATTCTCGGGAAAGTCTTAGTAACTCATCAAACAGGACCAGCAGGTAAAGAGGTGAAGCGACTCTTAATTGAAGAAGGCTGTGATATTCGTAAAGAATATTATGTAGGTGTCGTAGTAGATCGTGTTACTGGTAGAGTAGTCATGATGGCATCCGAAGAGGGCGGAACTGAGATAGAAGAAGTAGCTGAAAACTCGCCTGAGAAAATTTTTAAAGAAGTGATTGACCCTGCTATTGGTTTACAAATGTTCCAAGCTCGCAAATTAGCTTATGCCATTAACATTCCGAACGAACTCGTGAATAAGACTGCCAAATTTATGACAGCTTTATATCATGCTTTCGTAGATAAGGACTGTTCAATCGCTGAGATCAATCCACTTGTCATTACAGGTGATGGTGATGTTATGGCGTTAGATGCTAAGTTGAATTTCGATTCCAATGCACTATATCGGCATAAAGATATTCAGGAACTTCGTGATTTAGATGAGGAAGATATCAAAGAAATCGAAGCTTCTAAATATGATTTAAGTTATATTTCTCTTGACGGTAATATTGGTTGCATGGTAAATGGTGCTGGTCTTGCCATGGCTACCATGGACATTATTAAATATTATGGTGGAGAACCGGCGAACTTCCTCGATGTTGGGGGCGGTGCAACGACGGAGAAGGTTACAGAAGCATTCAAAATAATTCTATCTGATGAACAGGTAAAGGGAATATTCATTAATATATTTGGTGGTATTATGCGTTGTGATGTTATCGCTAACGGTGTAGTTGAAGCAGCCAAACAAATCGGATTAACACGTCCTCTCGTAGTGCGTTTAGAAGGAACCAATGTTGATCTTGGTAAGAAAATTTTAGCGGAGTCGGGACTTAATATTGTAGCAGCGGATTCGATGGCGGATGGCGCTCAGAAGATTATCTCGCTCGTACAATAA
- the sucD gene encoding succinate--CoA ligase subunit alpha, producing MSILVDKHTKVITQGITGSTGLFHTKGALDYGTQMVGGVTPGKGGTNVDITLENGQTVSLPVFNTVIEAKQATGATASVIYVPPAFAADSILEAIDAELDLVICITEGIPVLDMIKVSRYLEGKPTVLIGPNCPGVITPGECKIGIMPGYIHRAGHVGVVSRSGTLTYEAVHQLTTRGIGQSSAVGIGGDPVKGSEFIDILHLFNEDPNTHAVIMIGEIGGTAEEEAAEWIRDHMTKPVVGFIGGVTAPPGKRMGHAGAIISGGKGTALEKISKLEECGIKVAPTPSEMGSTLLSVLEERGILDKCMTH from the coding sequence GTGAGCATTTTAGTCGATAAACATACCAAAGTTATTACTCAAGGTATTACGGGTTCTACAGGTCTATTTCATACCAAAGGTGCTTTGGATTATGGTACCCAAATGGTAGGTGGTGTAACTCCGGGTAAGGGGGGGACTAATGTAGATATTACATTGGAGAACGGACAAACAGTAAGCTTACCGGTATTCAATACTGTGATTGAAGCGAAACAAGCGACAGGGGCAACTGCCAGTGTAATCTATGTTCCACCTGCTTTTGCGGCGGACTCGATCCTTGAAGCTATTGATGCAGAACTGGATCTTGTGATTTGTATTACAGAAGGGATTCCAGTGCTGGATATGATTAAGGTTTCTCGATATCTTGAAGGTAAGCCAACCGTATTAATCGGTCCGAACTGCCCAGGCGTCATTACTCCAGGTGAATGTAAGATTGGAATTATGCCAGGTTATATTCATCGTGCCGGACATGTAGGTGTTGTGTCTAGAAGTGGTACCTTGACATATGAAGCAGTGCATCAATTAACAACTCGTGGTATTGGACAATCCTCAGCAGTTGGAATCGGTGGTGATCCGGTGAAGGGATCTGAGTTTATCGATATCCTACATCTATTCAATGAAGATCCCAATACGCATGCTGTCATTATGATTGGTGAAATCGGTGGAACTGCAGAAGAAGAAGCGGCAGAATGGATCCGGGATCATATGACGAAGCCTGTAGTTGGCTTTATAGGTGGTGTAACTGCACCACCAGGCAAGCGGATGGGTCACGCTGGAGCGATCATCTCTGGAGGTAAGGGAACAGCGCTTGAGAAGATTTCTAAGTTGGAGGAGTGTGGCATTAAGGTCGCACCAACGCCATCAGAAATGGGTTCTACATTACTTAGCGTTTTAGAAGAACGTGGTATTTTAGATAAGTGCATGACACATTAA
- the dprA gene encoding DNA-processing protein DprA, translating to MEERMMLMALHECEGIGWNSIDGLLKIGDLSYQMMNYSTLDWVNVGLRPDKAESVVRGLSKEVIERQTRQLTDRGIEAITIFDENYPTLLKESHQPPWVLYCLGRQELLHTLGVAMVGTRIPTAYGRKVGSVLAEELCDAGVTVISGMAKGIDSTCHEAALGCGGNTIAVMGTGMDVIYPAENRSLFERIVKQGLIVTEYPLGTPSHPGLFPQRNRIIAGLSVGTLVVEADTRSGSLITADAAMDAGRDVFAVPGPVTSPKSRGALHLIKQGAKMVTCGKDILEEYESHLSQAITNDDRLSSQIQKKSNQLLNEDLTTDEVELYHILEQGPFSVDQLLQQSHWDFGHLHSVLLSLIIKKQITQLPGSIYKII from the coding sequence ATGGAAGAAAGAATGATGCTTATGGCATTACATGAGTGTGAGGGAATTGGGTGGAATAGTATTGATGGCTTGTTGAAGATTGGCGATTTATCTTATCAAATGATGAATTATAGTACCCTTGATTGGGTGAATGTTGGATTAAGGCCAGATAAGGCAGAATCTGTAGTTAGAGGATTGTCGAAAGAAGTCATCGAGAGGCAAACGAGACAGCTTACAGATCGAGGTATTGAAGCCATAACAATATTTGATGAGAACTATCCAACTTTATTGAAAGAAAGCCATCAACCACCCTGGGTTCTCTACTGCCTTGGTCGGCAGGAATTACTGCATACTCTTGGTGTGGCAATGGTAGGCACTCGGATTCCTACTGCTTATGGACGAAAGGTAGGTTCAGTATTAGCGGAAGAATTATGTGATGCTGGAGTTACCGTAATTAGTGGTATGGCCAAAGGGATTGATAGTACCTGTCATGAGGCAGCATTAGGTTGCGGTGGAAATACCATTGCCGTGATGGGTACGGGAATGGATGTTATATATCCTGCGGAGAATCGCTCATTGTTCGAAAGAATTGTAAAGCAAGGACTAATTGTAACGGAATATCCGCTAGGAACCCCGTCACATCCTGGGCTATTTCCTCAACGTAATCGTATTATTGCGGGTCTGAGTGTCGGAACTTTGGTAGTTGAGGCAGATACTCGGAGTGGTTCACTAATCACTGCGGATGCAGCAATGGATGCGGGACGTGATGTCTTTGCAGTCCCTGGTCCTGTGACCTCACCTAAAAGTAGAGGAGCACTTCATTTGATTAAGCAGGGTGCGAAAATGGTCACCTGTGGAAAAGATATATTGGAAGAGTATGAATCCCATCTGTCTCAGGCAATAACAAATGACGATAGGTTAAGTAGTCAGATCCAAAAGAAAAGTAATCAATTATTAAATGAGGATTTGACAACAGACGAGGTTGAACTATACCATATACTCGAGCAGGGTCCGTTTTCAGTGGATCAATTATTACAGCAAAGCCATTGGGATTTTGGACATTTGCATTCAGTTCTGTTATCTTTAATCATAAAAAAGCAAATTACCCAATTACCTGGTTCGATATATAAGATCATATAA
- the topA gene encoding type I DNA topoisomerase, with product MAADSLVIVESPAKAKTIGKYLGSKYIVKASMGHIRDLPKSQIGVEVENDFNPKYITIRGKGSILKELKDARKKVKHVYLAADPDREGEAIAWHLAHALDVDLTQDCRVVFNEITKQAVKDAFKTPRKINMDLVNAQQARRILDRLVGYKISPLLWKKVKKGLSAGRVQSVAVKIIMDRENEINAFVPEEYWSITAQLAKGDTTFEAKFHRLNGEKKELSSEADVQEILNEIKGASYKVSEVKEKERQRHPSAPFTTSSLQQEAARKLNFRAAKTMSVAQQLYEGVELGKEGTVGLITYMRTDSTRLATSAAEEIKELIGSKYGEAFVPETPRQFTKKSANAQDAHEAVRPTSILRDPESVKAYLSRDQFRLYKLIWDRTVASQMASAILDTLSVDISAKTVTFRAVGSKVRFPGFIKVYVEGNDDGATDDEKFLPALVPGDKLSKKDISPKQHFTQPPPRYTEARLVKTLEELGIGRPSTYAPTLETIQRRGYIAMEEKKFMPTELGELIIEQMEQFFPEILDVEFTAHMEEDLDHVGEGSEDWVKVLSEFYESFEKRLIVAEEEMKEIEIEDEVSDEVCEKCGKFLVYKMGRFGKFLACSGFPDCRTTKPIIKDIGVTCPKCKEGHVVERRSKKGRIFFGCDHYPECDFVSWDRPSIKPCPKCNSLMIEKRNKQGNKLQCTVCDHVELVEDNDDLAE from the coding sequence ATGGCAGCAGATTCGCTAGTCATCGTAGAGTCGCCCGCTAAGGCGAAGACGATTGGGAAATATTTAGGCAGTAAATATATTGTGAAAGCATCAATGGGTCACATCAGAGATTTACCAAAAAGTCAAATTGGTGTTGAGGTTGAGAATGACTTTAATCCAAAATATATTACGATTCGTGGAAAAGGTTCAATATTGAAAGAATTGAAAGATGCTAGAAAAAAAGTGAAACATGTCTATCTCGCAGCCGATCCGGATCGCGAAGGAGAAGCTATAGCTTGGCATTTAGCGCATGCGCTTGATGTTGATCTGACCCAAGATTGTCGTGTCGTATTTAATGAAATTACGAAGCAGGCCGTTAAAGATGCTTTTAAAACACCGCGTAAAATTAATATGGATTTAGTGAATGCTCAACAAGCACGTAGAATTCTTGATCGATTAGTTGGATACAAGATTAGTCCTCTATTATGGAAGAAAGTCAAAAAGGGATTGTCTGCAGGACGTGTTCAATCAGTTGCGGTTAAAATTATTATGGATCGTGAGAATGAGATTAATGCTTTTGTTCCTGAAGAATATTGGAGTATTACTGCGCAATTGGCTAAAGGTGACACGACCTTTGAAGCAAAGTTTCACCGCCTTAACGGTGAGAAGAAGGAACTATCCTCTGAAGCAGATGTACAAGAAATCTTGAATGAGATTAAAGGAGCTTCATACAAGGTTAGCGAGGTTAAAGAGAAAGAACGTCAACGGCATCCATCGGCACCATTTACAACGAGTTCATTGCAACAAGAAGCTGCTAGAAAACTGAATTTTCGCGCAGCGAAGACGATGTCAGTTGCACAGCAACTATATGAGGGTGTTGAGTTAGGTAAAGAAGGTACCGTGGGTCTTATTACTTATATGCGTACAGATTCAACAAGACTGGCTACTTCTGCGGCGGAAGAGATTAAAGAACTTATTGGTAGCAAATATGGTGAAGCATTTGTACCTGAGACTCCACGTCAATTCACTAAGAAATCTGCTAATGCTCAAGATGCCCATGAAGCAGTTCGACCGACATCTATTCTAAGAGATCCTGAAAGTGTTAAGGCATATCTAAGTCGCGATCAATTCAGATTATATAAACTAATATGGGATCGAACTGTTGCTAGTCAGATGGCATCAGCAATACTGGATACGCTTTCTGTTGATATTTCGGCAAAAACTGTAACTTTTCGAGCTGTGGGATCTAAAGTGCGTTTTCCTGGGTTTATTAAAGTTTACGTTGAAGGTAATGATGATGGAGCAACAGATGATGAGAAATTTTTACCTGCTCTTGTACCAGGGGATAAGTTGTCTAAAAAAGATATATCTCCTAAGCAACACTTTACGCAACCGCCACCAAGGTATACAGAAGCTCGTCTTGTGAAGACGCTTGAAGAGCTTGGAATAGGGCGTCCCAGTACATATGCGCCGACGTTAGAGACGATTCAAAGACGTGGGTACATTGCAATGGAAGAAAAGAAATTTATGCCAACTGAGTTAGGTGAGCTAATTATCGAACAAATGGAACAATTCTTCCCGGAAATTCTAGACGTGGAATTTACAGCACATATGGAAGAAGACTTGGATCATGTTGGTGAAGGTTCTGAAGATTGGGTTAAGGTACTTTCTGAATTTTATGAATCTTTCGAGAAAAGACTTATTGTAGCTGAAGAAGAGATGAAAGAGATTGAAATAGAAGATGAAGTCTCTGATGAAGTCTGTGAAAAGTGTGGTAAATTTCTAGTCTATAAAATGGGTAGATTTGGTAAGTTTCTTGCATGTTCAGGATTCCCTGATTGTCGCACCACGAAGCCTATCATTAAGGATATTGGCGTTACATGTCCAAAATGTAAGGAAGGCCATGTCGTTGAAAGACGCAGCAAAAAAGGGCGGATTTTCTTCGGGTGTGATCATTATCCAGAATGTGATTTTGTATCGTGGGATCGACCTTCAATAAAACCGTGTCCTAAATGTAACTCTCTGATGATTGAGAAACGGAATAAACAGGGGAATAAGCTTCAATGTACAGTTTGCGACCATGTTGAATTAGTAGAAGACAACGACGATTTAGCAGAATGA